One Sphaerisporangium krabiense DNA segment encodes these proteins:
- a CDS encoding enoyl-CoA hydratase/isomerase family protein — MAEVEFQVVTDGVGVITLNRPEKLNAFNFEMHRRLAEVLTGDELQDCRAVVLRAEGRAFCGGTDLSELGSQLGQSRTPSFEVSTGSEMSHNFRYARPVIIAAVQGYALGLGTLVVNLTDLVIASEDAVFGHPEVTHGLVQGNGIPRLCEVVGMRAAMSMLVTGRRVPADEALRIGIVNEVVPAERLEERAMEVARQIAANPSYAVHMAKRFFYESAEIPYGAAVQAGYRVMRTAQLARRENGANFQW, encoded by the coding sequence GTGGCTGAGGTCGAATTCCAGGTCGTGACCGATGGCGTCGGCGTCATCACGCTGAATCGGCCGGAGAAGCTCAACGCGTTCAACTTCGAGATGCACCGGCGGCTGGCGGAGGTGCTCACCGGAGACGAGCTGCAGGACTGCCGCGCGGTCGTGCTGCGGGCCGAGGGCCGGGCGTTCTGCGGCGGCACCGACCTCAGCGAGCTGGGCAGCCAGCTAGGGCAGAGCCGGACGCCCTCGTTCGAGGTGTCCACCGGCAGCGAGATGTCGCACAACTTCCGGTACGCACGGCCCGTGATCATCGCGGCGGTGCAGGGATACGCGCTGGGTCTCGGGACGCTGGTCGTGAACCTCACCGACCTCGTGATCGCGAGCGAGGACGCGGTGTTCGGGCACCCGGAGGTCACGCACGGCCTCGTCCAGGGCAACGGCATCCCGCGGCTGTGCGAGGTCGTCGGCATGCGGGCGGCGATGTCGATGCTCGTCACCGGCCGGCGCGTGCCGGCGGACGAGGCCCTGCGGATCGGCATCGTGAACGAGGTCGTGCCCGCCGAGCGGCTCGAGGAACGAGCCATGGAGGTGGCGCGGCAGATCGCGGCGAACCCGTCCTACGCGGTGCACATGGCGAAGAGGTTCTTCTACGAGTCCGCCGAGATCCCCTACGGCGCCGCCGTCCAGGCGGGCTACCGGGTCATGCGCACCGCGCAGCTCGCGAGGCGGGAGAACGGGGCGAACTTCCAGTGGTGA
- a CDS encoding ABC transporter substrate-binding protein: MKVFRVQARVAGPAALVAVLAATGCSADAGSGGGSATNERPTIRWGVATEGITSMDPVRAVQPVDRTLSMMLFDGLVRYQPGNSTAPFEPGIAKEIPQAATQDGKQVWTIALRTGVKCPAGQKTPAYDLTSDDVVFSLKRAANPDTSTFASVFTAYDKVEAVDPGTVKVTMKHPVSPAAFLPTISNWQGGLVVCKKAAEAEGQDFGKHPVGPGPFKFESWTPGQRIKLLANDDYYLGKPLSAGWDIRFMADDTARQAALFGGDLDVAAPTATGDKGLEVIDSRQGFKVVEAPLFGTWYLLFNTKVGPTAKPEVRRALAYAVNRADYVASAGQRTAKPTLSVWGAQLPGGIPDEHVQQAGLAYDFDVAKARQMLAAAGYPNGFDVTVTAPSNATSFQILQAQMKEIGVNVKIKNVDVPTWQTAIMTGQEPLMLSLISYRPTPQIPFTDFFYGPSAVRGGKHPAQNFGGYDGADALIEKASETSDSKEQAQLWQEINDKILQDAAAKPLYVSYQAYGAVCGFTMGGAEPTVAIPGNWQPSYKATIDSQAKDC, from the coding sequence ATGAAGGTATTCAGGGTTCAGGCCCGCGTGGCCGGCCCTGCCGCGCTCGTCGCGGTATTGGCCGCCACCGGCTGTAGTGCCGACGCGGGCAGCGGCGGCGGTTCGGCGACGAACGAGCGGCCGACCATCCGATGGGGCGTGGCCACCGAGGGCATCACGTCGATGGACCCGGTCCGTGCCGTACAGCCGGTCGACCGCACGCTGTCGATGATGTTGTTCGACGGTCTGGTCCGTTACCAGCCGGGCAACTCGACGGCGCCGTTCGAGCCGGGGATCGCCAAGGAGATCCCCCAGGCCGCGACGCAGGACGGCAAGCAGGTGTGGACGATCGCGCTCCGCACCGGCGTGAAGTGCCCCGCCGGCCAGAAGACCCCGGCCTACGATCTGACGTCGGACGATGTGGTGTTCTCGCTGAAGCGGGCCGCCAACCCCGACACCTCGACGTTCGCCTCGGTGTTCACCGCCTATGACAAGGTCGAGGCGGTGGACCCCGGCACCGTGAAGGTGACGATGAAGCACCCGGTGTCGCCCGCCGCGTTCCTGCCGACGATCTCGAACTGGCAGGGCGGGCTCGTGGTGTGCAAGAAGGCGGCGGAGGCCGAGGGCCAGGACTTCGGCAAGCACCCGGTCGGGCCGGGGCCGTTCAAGTTCGAGAGCTGGACCCCGGGCCAGCGCATCAAGCTGCTGGCGAACGACGACTACTACCTGGGCAAGCCGCTGTCCGCCGGGTGGGACATCCGGTTCATGGCGGACGACACGGCCCGGCAGGCCGCCCTGTTCGGCGGCGACCTCGACGTCGCGGCGCCCACCGCGACCGGCGACAAGGGCCTTGAGGTCATCGACTCCCGGCAGGGGTTCAAGGTCGTCGAGGCTCCGCTCTTCGGCACCTGGTACCTGTTGTTCAACACGAAGGTCGGCCCGACCGCCAAGCCGGAGGTGCGCAGGGCGCTGGCGTACGCGGTCAACCGCGCCGACTACGTGGCCTCGGCCGGGCAGCGGACCGCGAAGCCGACGCTCAGCGTGTGGGGGGCCCAGTTGCCGGGCGGCATCCCCGACGAGCATGTGCAGCAGGCCGGCCTGGCGTACGACTTCGACGTGGCGAAGGCCCGCCAGATGCTCGCGGCGGCGGGATATCCCAACGGCTTCGACGTCACCGTCACCGCGCCCAGCAACGCGACCTCCTTCCAGATCCTTCAGGCCCAGATGAAGGAGATCGGCGTCAACGTCAAGATCAAGAACGTGGACGTGCCCACCTGGCAGACGGCGATCATGACCGGCCAGGAGCCGCTCATGCTCAGTCTCATCTCCTACCGGCCCACGCCGCAGATCCCGTTCACGGACTTCTTCTACGGCCCCTCGGCCGTCCGGGGCGGTAAGCACCCCGCGCAGAACTTCGGCGGATACGACGGCGCCGACGCCCTGATCGAGAAGGCGTCCGAGACGTCCGACTCCAAGGAGCAGGCGCAGCTGTGGCAGGAGATCAACGACAAGATCCTGCAGGACGCCGCGGCGAAGCCGCTCTACGTGTCCTACCAGGCGTACGGCGCGGTCTGCGGGTTCACCATGGGCGGCGCTGAGCCGACGGTCGCGATTCCCGGCAACTGGCAGCCGAGTTACAAGGCCACCATCGATTCCCAAGCCAAAGACTGCTGA
- a CDS encoding enoyl-CoA hydratase/isomerase family protein, with product MADNAEVVLTRTDGRVRVITLNRPRVRNALNSEMMRRFHQAVDDAVADPEVGAIVVTGNGSAFSSGADLKEAGTGRPPEDLWGRYSQAIDNDRIYERLSRVPKPVIAAVNGFAVGGGCAIAVSCDVVIAADTARFSYPETNHGIAAVTVAVGLSRAVGRLQALDLLLSGRFVEAAEAHAMGMVTRVVPADDLMAEAVGYAQALAEKSPTAIRLTKRVFRAVQELDFDRAFEYARDVSLMTREGWSAGRAAAASPAAAENGAVAARATE from the coding sequence GTGGCTGACAACGCCGAGGTGGTGCTGACCCGGACCGACGGCCGGGTGCGCGTCATCACCCTCAACCGCCCCCGGGTCCGCAACGCGCTGAACAGCGAGATGATGCGGCGCTTCCATCAGGCGGTGGACGACGCCGTCGCCGACCCGGAGGTGGGCGCGATCGTCGTCACCGGCAACGGCTCGGCGTTCTCGTCCGGCGCCGACCTCAAGGAGGCCGGGACGGGCCGCCCGCCGGAGGACCTGTGGGGCCGGTACTCGCAGGCGATCGACAACGACCGGATCTACGAGCGGTTGTCGCGGGTGCCGAAGCCGGTGATCGCCGCGGTCAACGGGTTCGCCGTCGGCGGCGGCTGCGCGATCGCGGTGTCGTGTGACGTCGTCATCGCGGCCGACACGGCGCGGTTCAGCTATCCCGAGACCAACCACGGGATCGCCGCGGTCACGGTGGCGGTCGGCCTGAGCCGCGCGGTCGGGCGTCTGCAGGCCCTCGACCTGCTGCTGTCCGGCCGGTTCGTCGAGGCGGCCGAGGCCCACGCGATGGGCATGGTCACCCGGGTCGTGCCCGCCGACGACCTGATGGCCGAGGCCGTCGGCTACGCCCAGGCGCTGGCGGAGAAGTCGCCGACCGCGATCCGCCTCACCAAGCGGGTCTTCCGGGCCGTCCAGGAGCTCGACTTCGACCGCGCCTTCGAGTACGCCCGGGACGTCAGCCTGATGACCCGCGAGGGGTGGTCCGCCGGCCGTGCGGCCGCGGCGTCGCCGGCCGCCGCGGAGAACGGCGCGGTCGCCGCGCGCGCGACCGAGTGA